CTTCGACGGCCTTGCGGCCTACCGGGCCGCCTACGAAGGCGGTTCGGCCACCACGGAGGATTTCCGGGCCGTGTTCGAGAAGGTCAGCGGCAAGGAGCTTGGCTGGTTTTTCGACGAGTGGATCTACAAGGGTGGCGCGCCGTACTACCGCTACGGCTGGCAGCAGGTCCAGATCGGCGCCCAGCGTTGGCTCCGCCTCCTCGTGCAGCAATACCAGACCAACTATCCGCTGTTCAAGATGCCCATCGACATTACGGTCACGACCAGCTTGAGCGCGCGGACCTACAGCGTCACCCAATGGGGGACCAGTCAATGGTACTTGCTACCTCTTGATGGGCCGGTTACCAAGGTGGAGTTCGACAAAGATGTGTGGATTCTCCGCGGTGCCGGCACCAACACCGCCTACCAGTACGGGCCGCCCAAGCTGATTGGCGTGACTCCGGCCCCGGGATCGATCGTGCCCCTCGCCCCGACGGTCGGCAGTGTCCAGCTGCAGTTCAGCGAGCCGATCAGCTACTCGGCGGAGGCGTTTGCCATCCGTGACGAGGCGGACATTCTCCTGTCCTTGACTCCGAGTTATGATGCCAGCAGCTACACGGTCGCGCTGTCCCTTGCCCAACCGCTCGAGGCCGGACACACGTGGACGGTGACGGTGGCCGACTCGGTCCGTTCCCAAGCGGGGAGCCTAGCCCTGGACGGCGAGGTCGGTGTGCCGCCCGCTCTGCCGTCGGGCGACGGTTTGGCCGGCGGAGGGGCCAGCATCTCTTTTTACACTGCGATGGCCCCCGACTTCGACCTCGACGGTGACGTGGACGGTGAGGACTTGTCAGGCGTACTCGCCCCCTGCTTTACCGGTCCGGATCTAGGTCCCGTTTCGGAGGACTGCAAGGTGGCGGATCTGGATGACGACGGCGACGTGGACATGTCCGACTTCGGTCTATTTCAGCGATGTTTCAGTGGACCTGGGGCGCACCCGGATCCGGCGTGCCTGTAGTGGACGGCGTGGCGGGCGATTGTTCTCGGCGAAGGGGGGGCGCGACTTGGGGGGTCGAGCCGGCGTGGTGGCGGCCGATTTTGCCGGTCCCGGGATCCGACCGGGCGCTGGTATCACGGGCGGTCTGACAAGCTGCCGAGGAACCGGCGGAGGGTGAGGGTCAACCCGGCGGCCAGGGCGAGCGACACTGACGCGACCAGGAGGCCGGGTTTGTAGGTTGCGGTGTGGTCCTTGAGCACGCCCATGATGTAGGGGCCGAGGAAGCCGCCACCGAGATTGCCGATCGAGTTGATCAGGGCCAGGCCGGCGGCCGCCGCGGTGCCGCACAGGAACATGGGGGGCAGGGCCCAGAACGGGCCGAGCGAACTCCATATTCCTGCTGCTGCCAGTGACAGGAAGGCAATGGCCCATACTGGCGAATCGGTCCAGGCGCAGAGCAGCAGGCCCATCGCTCCCAGGGCGCAACACGCCGCGGCATGCCTGCGCCGCTCCCCGGTGTGATCGCTGTGCCGGCCGAGCAGCACCATCGTAACCATTGCAGCGGTGAACGGTATCGCGCAGAGCAGTCCGACGCGGAGGTTGTCGGTCAGGCCGGTGACCTGTTTGACGATGGTGGCCAGCCAGAAGTTGATGCCCTGAAAGCCGAACATCATTGTTCCGTAGATGAGGCTCATGAACCAGACCCGCCAGTCGGTCAGGCCGGCGGCCAGCGAGATGTGGCCGCGGCTCTCGCGATGCAGACGGTCAGCGTCGATGCGGCCGGTGAGCCACTGCTGCTCCTCCGGGCTCAGCCAGCGGGCCTCTTGCGGTCGGTCGGTCAACAGGAAGAAGATTGCGAAGCCGCCGAGCACGCTGGGGATGCCTTCGAGCAGGAAGAGCCACTGCCAGCCGGCCAGGGGGTGTCCCAGGCATTGGGTGCCGTCCAGGCGAAGAAGGGCGCCGGCCAGTGGTGAGCCGATCATGCCGGAGAGGGCTGTGGCGGTCAGGAACCAGGCGACGGCCTTGGCCTGGTGGCGGAGTGGCAGCCAGTAGGTCAGGTAGAGCAGGATGCCGGGGGCGAACCCGGCCTCGGCCGCGCCGAGCAGGAAGCGCAGCACGTAGAAGCTCGTCGGGCCGCGCACGAAGAGCATCGCCGAGGAGATGATCCCCCAGGAGATCATGATGCGGGCGAGCCAGATTCTCGCTCCCACGCGCTGCATCACGAGGTTACTGGGCACCTCGAACAAGAAGTAGCTGACGAAAAAGATGCCCGAACCGATGCCGTAGACCGTCTCGCTGAATCCGAGATCGTCATTCATGGTGAGTTTGGCGAAGGAGACGTTGACCCGGTCGAGGTAGTTGAAGACGTACAGAACGACGATGCACGGGATCAGACGGAGAAGGACTTTGGTGACGGTGCGGGACTCGATCGCGGATTCGGGCGGGGGCTGGTCTGTCATCCCGTCTGCGCTCCTGAGCAGGTTGCCTGACCGTTCATTTCGGGGCCAGCAGGGGGCCGGAAAGCTGCGGTGGATAGAAGTAGCCCATGGAGGCCATGGCCACGTCAAGGCGATACAGGC
This is a stretch of genomic DNA from Phycisphaerae bacterium. It encodes these proteins:
- a CDS encoding MFS transporter; this encodes MTDQPPPESAIESRTVTKVLLRLIPCIVVLYVFNYLDRVNVSFAKLTMNDDLGFSETVYGIGSGIFFVSYFLFEVPSNLVMQRVGARIWLARIMISWGIISSAMLFVRGPTSFYVLRFLLGAAEAGFAPGILLYLTYWLPLRHQAKAVAWFLTATALSGMIGSPLAGALLRLDGTQCLGHPLAGWQWLFLLEGIPSVLGGFAIFFLLTDRPQEARWLSPEEQQWLTGRIDADRLHRESRGHISLAAGLTDWRVWFMSLIYGTMMFGFQGINFWLATIVKQVTGLTDNLRVGLLCAIPFTAAMVTMVLLGRHSDHTGERRRHAAACCALGAMGLLLCAWTDSPVWAIAFLSLAAAGIWSSLGPFWALPPMFLCGTAAAAGLALINSIGNLGGGFLGPYIMGVLKDHTATYKPGLLVASVSLALAAGLTLTLRRFLGSLSDRP